In Dyadobacter sp. NIV53, a single window of DNA contains:
- a CDS encoding lmo0937 family membrane protein, with amino-acid sequence MGNILYTIAVILVILWLIGYFGFASFGMGNIIHVLLVIAVIAVILRLVSGNKIV; translated from the coding sequence ATGGGAAATATCCTGTACACAATTGCAGTCATTTTAGTTATTTTATGGCTGATAGGCTATTTTGGATTTGCTAGTTTCGGAATGGGCAACATTATTCACGTGCTTCTGGTCATTGCAGTCATTGCGGTTATTCTGCGTTTAGTCAGCGGTAATAAGATAGTCTAA